The Arachis hypogaea cultivar Tifrunner chromosome 14, arahy.Tifrunner.gnm2.J5K5, whole genome shotgun sequence DNA window TGGCTGACTGCAGACCGCTCATAGGTTTGGATGGAGCTTTTCTGAAGACCCAGCATGATGGCCAGATCTTGTCTGCAATTGGACAAGATGCAAACAATCACATATATGTGATTGCATATGCAATTGTCCCTGTTGAAAATACTAAAAACTGGAAGTGGTTCTTGGAATTACTTCATCAAGACTTGggagattataaaaaaaaaaagctctgTTTCATTTCAGATATGCAGAAGGTACGTTTTATCCatgtttttgttgttttgttgttgtatAATTTGTATAGGCTGCAATGATATTAGCATGAGTAATTGCATAATTTGTATAGGATGCTCTGATATAATTTGTATAGGCTGTTCTGATATTAGCATGAGTAATTGCATAATTTGTATAATTTGTATAGGCTGCTCTGATATAATTTGTATAGGCTGCTCCatgtttttgttgttttgttgttgtatAATTTCCTTTTATATATGCTGAACTACTGAACTGTTGTGTTTGTAATGAACAACTGCTTTGCCTAAATAGATGGACTACTGCTCGATGAActggtatatatatattgaaCTGATATGTAATGCAACGaacagggactaaattgatgTCACTTATAAAACTTAAGGGACTAAGTTGATGTCACTTATAAAACTTAAGGGACTAAATTGATGTCTCTTATATAACTATGGGGATGAATTTGATGCTCGATAACTTGTATGTCactgttttcttttttaaattcagGGCCTAATCCATGCTATTAAGGAGGTTTTTCCAGGTGTCTATCACAGATTCTGTGTGTGGCACTTATGGAAGAACTTCAACAAGCAGTGGAAAGATCTCCAGCTGAGAGGGTTGCTATCGGAGTGTGCAAGGTGCACCAGCCAAGATGGGTTCCTAGAGAGTACAAAAAAGATTGAGAGGGTTAACAAAGAAGCTTGGGAGTATTTGAACAAGTGGCCTAGAGACTCTTGGAGCCGGGCTTTCTTCAGCAACGCACCTAAAATAGACAATATCTGCAACAATGCTTGTGAAGTCTTCAACTCAAGGATCAAAGAAGCTAGAGCCAAACCTATCATTACACAGTTAGAGGAAGTCAGACTGTATGCAATGAGGTCAATCGCTAGGAATAAAGTGAAGCTTAATTCGAACACTGGTATTCTACCACATATGCAGCGCAACAGATTGGAAAAAATAAGGAAGGAGTCAAAGAGTTGGGTCCCGATGTGGTCTGGTAACTCTGAGTACGAGAAATTCGAGGTTCACGGGTGGCCGACTAACATAGTTGTTGATCTGGGAAAGAGGCTCTGCACATGTGGTTTTTGGCAATTGAGTGGTGATATACTTTTACTTGTTTcttgctttgtttattttttttttcttgactgTAGGCTTAATATTTGTAATCTTTGGACTTGTGATAATGTTATTTAGGGATGCCGTGTGTGCATGCTTGTGCTGCATTGGCAAAGGTTGGTAGAAGACCATATGAGTTTTGTCACCAGTGGTTGACAATGGAAGCATATAATAACACATATGCCTTccatatcaacccaattccagGTCAAGCCCTATGGAAAAAGTCACCACATAACAGACCACAAGTACCTAAATTTAGAAAGAAACCAGGTCCacttacgaaaaaaaaaagaaaggatgcAAATGAGGAGCCAAGTGGGGGTAAAAAG harbors:
- the LOC112742792 gene encoding uncharacterized protein; this encodes MRAVCKDENCGWLVYAANNTENNYWQIKTFNDDHSCARETKNRLANRKWLAGKLVKKLRKYPNLRHCEAAQYFKTKCDLELSKCSLTRALGGARAIVYGDAAAQYGMVKDYGLTLLRSNPGSTVTVGVIPQPNPDDEPIFEKMYICLDSCKKGFLADCRPLIGLDGAFLKTQHDGQILSAIGQDANNHIYVIAYAIVPVENTKNWKWFLELLHQDLGDYKKKKLCFISDMQKGLIHAIKEVFPGVYHRFCVWHLWKNFNKQWKDLQLRGLLSECARCTSQDGFLESTKKIERVNKEAWEYLNKWPRDSWSRAFFSNAPKIDNICNNACEVFNSRIKEARAKPIITQLEEVRLYAMRSIARNKVKLNSNTGILPHMQRNRLEKIRKESKSWVPMWSGNSEYEKFEVHGWPTNIVVDLGKRLCTCGFWQLSGMPCVHACAALAKVGRRPYEFCHQWLTMEAYNNTYAFHINPIPGQALWKKSPHNRPQVPKFRKKPGPLTKKKRKDANEEPSGGKKQRKKIKRIYQKGHCRYCGESGHTKRNCGKRAADEVAAAAAKAAAAAKAAAAGAAAVQPPAANGGEATLVPEPPTKIQLEVSQPPLSQTDDSQEVLPPPVRPPKLPPKRKSSKQEKATPESSSQVATTPPAPTPPATSQPTTLPPSHPMQGASQGTVTRLFNFMKFVPNPGFRPPRNKK